The following are encoded together in the Bacteroidota bacterium genome:
- a CDS encoding gliding motility-associated C-terminal domain-containing protein — translation IIDGFADTDNDGLSDNVDTNNGGTALPAPDSDGDGHDDYVDLDSDNDGIADVVEAGGTDANGDGIIDGFADTDNDGLSDNVDTNNGGTALLNPDTDGDGLNNVVDLDSDNDGITDVAEAGGTDANGDGIIDGFADTDNDGLSDNVDTNNGGTALPVPDTDGDGVVNYLDLDSDNDGITDVIENGGADANGDGIIDGFADTNNNGLADDADPNAGGTAFGEADQDGDSIPNYLDLDSDNDGIVDIVETGGTDADGNGQVDGFADTNGNGLADSVDPATTGTPNTTTGADTNSDGRPDNYPNDNADNNGNPDFLDIDADNDGIVDNIEAQSTTGYVAPSGNDTDGDGIDDAYDATPGFGGAGVTPVNTDGTDNPDYTDTDTDNDGFSDLVEGNDFNNNNQPDVLPTGNDTDGDGLDDAYDNVSTTGTANVTNNDAPATGTTFPDVDIVGGELDWRDPVDTDGDGIPNNIDIDDDNDGITDVTEAATASNNGDTDGDGIPDSLDLDSDNDGIADVIEANGSDPDNDGITGTGPITDVNGDGLADNLGPNGLPGVDTDGDGRPDFQDLDSDNDGINDLTESGGNQTDANSDGVVDGPDTDGDGLPDSSDSSNGGALTGNPTDFDGDGVDDYRDLDSDNDGINDVVESGNGALDANNDGIVDGGDADNDGIRDAADANDTTFGDPDTTDAPGDFDGDGNPDYNDLDSDNDGINDITEANLDNLDTNSDGVVDGPDTDGDGINDPADGANGTFGDASSPNVPDTDGDGTPDYTDLDSDNDGINDVTEAGLDNFDANSDGVIDGPDTDGDGINDPVDANDGVYGDPDTTDIPADFDGDGVPDYRDLDSDNDGINDVIESGNASADLNNDGLVDGADTDGDGILDVVDANDGSYGDPDTNDTPGDFDGDGNPDYNDLDSDNDGINDITEAGLDNLDTNSDGVVDGPDTDGDGINNPADGANGTFGDASSPTPPDTDGDGNPDYTDLDSDNDGINDITEAGLDNLDANSDGVVDGPDTDGDGINDPADANDGVYGDPDTNDTPADFDGDGTPDYVDLDSDNDGTNDVVESGNASADLNGDGLVDGVDTDGDGIIDVVDASNGTYGDLDPNDTPVDTDGDGTPDYNDLDSDNDGINDVIEAGNGALDTNNDGVVDGPDTDGDGINDPADGNTGVFGDTPGNPVTDTDGDGVPDYLDLDSDNDGINDVDEGGNGDLDTNNDGVIDGNDTDGDGILDPVDGSTGYGDNPGDPLPPDTDGDGVSDYQDLDSDNDGIFDVDENGNGDLDANNDGTIDGNDTDGDGILDPVDGNNGTWGDAGTDPVDTDGDGTPNYQDDDSDGDGIADGTNGEVIAEDCDGDGVSNYLDPDPCDLVIPEGFSPNGDGTNDFFEIKGITAFPNNNVQIFNRWGNLVYEGNGYDNAGVRWDGTNQSDGPGTGSGLVPEATYFYVIDLGNGTVFKGYIYVKY, via the coding sequence TATCATTGACGGCTTTGCCGATACCGACAACGATGGCTTGAGCGATAACGTGGACACCAACAACGGTGGCACCGCATTGCCCGCACCCGATTCTGACGGCGATGGCCACGATGATTATGTGGACCTCGACAGCGACAACGACGGCATTGCCGATGTAGTTGAAGCCGGCGGCACCGATGCGAATGGCGACGGTATCATTGACGGCTTTGCCGATACCGACAACGATGGCTTGAGCGATAACGTGGACACCAACAACGGTGGCACCGCACTGCTCAACCCGGATACCGATGGTGATGGTCTGAACAACGTAGTTGATCTCGATAGCGACAATGACGGCATTACCGATGTAGCAGAAGCCGGCGGCACCGATGCCAACGGCGACGGTATCATTGATGGCTTTGCCGATACCGACAACGACGGTTTGAGCGATAACGTGGACACCAACAACGGTGGCACTGCATTGCCCGTACCGGATACTGATGGCGATGGCGTGGTGAACTACCTCGACCTCGACAGCGATAATGATGGTATTACCGACGTAATTGAAAACGGCGGTGCAGATGCCAACGGCGACGGTATCATTGACGGTTTTGCCGATACCAATAACAATGGTCTTGCCGATGATGCTGATCCCAACGCGGGAGGCACGGCATTTGGCGAAGCCGATCAGGACGGTGACAGTATTCCCAACTACCTCGATCTCGACAGCGATAACGATGGTATTGTGGATATTGTAGAAACAGGCGGTACAGATGCCGACGGTAACGGACAGGTGGATGGTTTTGCAGATACCAACGGAAACGGTCTTGCCGACAGCGTTGATCCTGCCACAACCGGTACACCCAACACCACCACTGGCGCCGATACCAACAGCGATGGCCGCCCGGACAACTATCCGAACGACAACGCCGACAACAACGGAAATCCTGACTTCCTCGATATTGATGCCGACAACGACGGCATTGTGGACAACATCGAAGCACAGTCAACCACCGGTTACGTAGCCCCGAGCGGTAACGATACTGACGGCGACGGCATTGATGATGCCTACGATGCCACACCCGGATTTGGTGGCGCAGGTGTAACGCCTGTAAACACCGACGGCACCGACAATCCCGACTACACCGACACCGACACCGATAACGACGGTTTCTCGGATCTGGTGGAAGGCAACGACTTCAACAACAACAACCAGCCCGATGTACTGCCCACCGGCAACGATACTGATGGCGATGGTCTGGATGATGCTTACGACAACGTAAGCACAACAGGCACAGCCAACGTAACCAACAACGATGCACCCGCTACCGGAACAACCTTCCCCGATGTGGACATTGTGGGTGGCGAACTCGACTGGCGTGATCCGGTAGATACCGATGGCGACGGAATTCCGAACAACATTGACATTGACGATGACAACGACGGAATTACCGACGTAACTGAAGCGGCAACTGCTTCGAACAACGGTGATACGGATGGCGACGGAATTCCGGACAGTCTTGATCTCGACAGCGACAACGACGGTATTGCCGATGTAATTGAAGCCAACGGCAGCGATCCCGATAATGACGGTATCACCGGCACCGGCCCGATTACAGATGTAAACGGCGACGGTCTGGCAGATAACCTCGGTCCGAACGGCTTGCCCGGTGTAGATACCGACGGCGACGGTCGTCCTGACTTCCAGGATCTCGACAGTGATAACGACGGTATAAACGACCTCACCGAAAGCGGTGGCAACCAAACCGATGCCAACAGCGATGGCGTGGTTGACGGCCCGGATACCGATGGCGACGGCTTGCCCGACAGCTCAGACAGCAGCAACGGCGGCGCACTTACCGGCAACCCGACCGATTTTGACGGAGACGGTGTGGATGACTACCGCGACCTTGATTCGGACAACGACGGTATTAACGACGTAGTAGAATCAGGCAACGGTGCACTGGATGCGAACAATGATGGTATTGTGGACGGTGGTGATGCCGACAACGACGGTATCCGCGATGCGGCCGATGCAAACGATACCACCTTTGGCGATCCTGACACCACCGATGCGCCCGGCGACTTTGATGGTGATGGTAATCCTGATTACAACGATCTCGACAGTGACAACGACGGTATCAACGACATTACAGAAGCCAACCTCGACAACCTCGACACCAACAGCGATGGTGTGGTGGATGGCCCGGATACCGACGGCGATGGTATTAACGACCCGGCCGACGGCGCGAACGGAACCTTTGGCGATGCCAGCAGCCCGAACGTACCTGACACCGACGGTGACGGTACACCGGATTACACCGACCTCGACAGCGATAACGACGGCATCAACGATGTAACCGAAGCCGGCCTCGATAACTTTGATGCCAACAGCGACGGTGTAATTGACGGCCCGGATACGGACGGCGACGGTATCAATGATCCGGTAGATGCGAATGACGGTGTGTATGGTGATCCTGACACAACCGATATTCCGGCCGACTTTGATGGCGACGGTGTTCCCGATTACCGCGATCTCGACAGTGATAACGACGGCATCAACGATGTAATTGAATCGGGTAATGCCTCGGCTGATCTGAACAATGATGGTCTTGTGGATGGTGCCGATACCGATGGCGATGGTATTCTTGACGTGGTGGATGCCAACGACGGCAGCTACGGCGATCCGGATACGAACGACACGCCCGGCGATTTTGACGGCGATGGCAATCCGGATTACAACGACCTCGACAGCGATAACGACGGTATCAACGACATTACAGAAGCTGGTCTCGATAACCTCGATACCAACAGCGACGGTGTAGTTGACGGCCCCGATACAGACGGCGACGGTATCAACAACCCGGCCGACGGCGCGAACGGAACCTTTGGCGATGCCAGCAGCCCGACACCGCCTGATACGGATGGCGACGGCAACCCGGATTACACCGATCTCGACAGCGATAACGACGGAATCAACGATATTACCGAAGCCGGCCTCGACAACCTCGATGCCAACAGCGACGGTGTTGTTGACGGCCCCGATACAGACGGCGACGGTATTAACGACCCGGCTGATGCTAACGACGGCGTGTACGGCGATCCCGATACGAACGACACACCTGCCGATTTTGATGGCGACGGTACACCGGATTATGTGGACCTCGACAGCGACAACGACGGTACAAACGACGTAGTGGAATCAGGCAATGCAAGTGCCGACCTGAACGGCGACGGTCTTGTGGATGGCGTGGATACTGACGGCGACGGTATTATTGACGTGGTGGATGCCAGCAACGGCACCTACGGCGATCTTGATCCGAACGATACGCCGGTGGATACCGATGGCGACGGTACACCTGATTACAACGACCTTGACAGCGATAACGACGGTATCAACGACGTGATTGAAGCTGGTAACGGCGCACTCGATACCAACAATGATGGTGTGGTTGACGGACCCGATACAGACGGCGACGGCATTAACGACCCGGCCGACGGAAACACCGGTGTGTTTGGCGATACGCCCGGCAACCCGGTTACGGATACCGACGGCGACGGCGTGCCGGATTACCTCGACCTTGATTCGGACAACGACGGTATTAACGACGTGGACGAAGGTGGCAACGGCGATCTCGACACCAACAACGATGGTGTAATTGATGGCAACGACACCGATGGTGACGGTATTCTTGACCCTGTTGACGGAAGCACCGGCTACGGCGACAATCCCGGCGATCCGCTGCCGCCTGATACCGACGGCGACGGAGTTTCAGACTATCAGGATCTCGACAGCGACAATGACGGAATCTTTGATGTGGACGAAAACGGCAACGGCGATCTGGATGCCAATAACGACGGAACCATTGATGGCAACGACACCGACGGCGACGGTATTCTTGATCCGGTTGACGGAAACAACGGAACCTGGGGCGATGCCGGAACGGATCCGGTGGACACCGACGGCGACGGCACACCGAACTATCAGGATGATGACAGCGACGGCGACGGAATTGCCGACGGCACCAACGGCGAAGTAATTGCCGAAGACTGCGACGGTGACGGAGTTTCCAACTACCTCGATCCTGATCCGTGCGACCTCGTAATTCCTGAAGGCTTCTCGCCGAACGGTGACGGTACCAACGATTTCTTCGAAATCAAAGGCATCACAGCGTTCCCGAATAATAATGTACAGATCTTCAACCGTTGGGGTAATCTGGTGTACGAAGGCAATGGCTACGACAATGCCGGCGTGCGCTGGGATGGCACCAACCAGTCTGACGGCCCGGGAACGGGAAGCGGCCTGGTACCCGAAGCCACTTACTTCTATGTAATTGACCTGGGCAACGGCACGGTATTCAAGGGTTACATCTACGTGAAATACTGA
- a CDS encoding DUF2807 domain-containing protein encodes MKNMLMSAATAVVFAGSLCAQSKEVRSVGDFNGIRTNGAVVVIIKQSADSNSVVVEAATAKAAQLVTANVENGILVINTDKAERADGNQITVRVAARKLSSIEASGSSAIKCKDTLQTDSMRIQFSGASEGKILVKASKVDAQTSGASELKLYGETETFKGVASGASELKAFQLRAQTADVVTSGASTLHTSVYKSISGNASGASTIRYYGPVSESLYKSGGAEIEHREGEAARPGSSSNDTLHIPIGNGRTISIAGSDFVDDERSEREKDADDDDFKFWRGLDFGVNGYLSADNQIQLPNGFEPFELNYAKSYVFGWNMFQKNLHIYRNNLNLGTGLGLTWYHYNFKGNYTLASNVPFQTSAFDSTRNFSRNRLNMCYVNVPLFLEYNSNNNDADHSFHVAAGMQFGYNIFRNKVKQRFEMDGQTQKRTFKDSYNVNPFRFDAIARIGYGEFTLFGSYSLTTLFEREKGPVFYPWSAGLSLNF; translated from the coding sequence ATGAAAAATATGTTGATGAGTGCAGCCACTGCAGTTGTTTTTGCAGGCTCACTTTGTGCGCAAAGCAAGGAAGTGCGCAGTGTAGGCGATTTTAACGGCATACGCACCAACGGAGCCGTAGTAGTAATAATTAAGCAAAGTGCCGATTCGAATTCGGTGGTGGTGGAAGCCGCTACTGCCAAAGCGGCTCAACTGGTAACGGCCAATGTGGAGAATGGTATTCTTGTAATAAATACCGATAAGGCCGAGCGTGCAGACGGCAACCAGATTACGGTGCGCGTGGCAGCCCGTAAGCTCAGTTCAATTGAAGCGTCAGGTTCATCGGCCATAAAATGCAAAGACACCCTGCAAACCGATTCCATGCGCATTCAGTTTTCGGGTGCTTCCGAAGGAAAAATTCTGGTAAAGGCCAGCAAGGTGGATGCGCAAACCTCAGGTGCATCGGAACTTAAACTGTATGGCGAAACCGAAACGTTTAAAGGTGTAGCCAGCGGCGCATCAGAACTGAAAGCCTTCCAGCTCCGCGCACAAACGGCCGATGTGGTGACCTCCGGCGCTTCTACGCTTCATACCTCGGTGTATAAATCAATTTCGGGTAATGCCAGCGGTGCATCCACTATCCGCTACTACGGCCCTGTTTCCGAATCACTCTACAAATCGGGCGGCGCCGAAATTGAACACCGCGAAGGTGAAGCAGCCCGCCCAGGCTCCTCTTCAAACGACACCCTTCACATTCCCATCGGAAACGGCCGAACCATTTCAATTGCCGGTAGTGATTTTGTGGACGATGAACGTTCGGAACGTGAAAAGGATGCCGATGACGACGATTTCAAATTCTGGCGCGGTCTCGATTTTGGTGTAAACGGTTACCTCAGCGCCGACAACCAGATACAGCTGCCCAATGGTTTCGAACCCTTTGAGCTCAACTATGCAAAGTCGTATGTATTTGGCTGGAACATGTTTCAGAAAAACCTGCACATCTACCGCAACAACCTGAATCTTGGCACCGGCCTTGGGCTCACCTGGTATCACTACAACTTTAAAGGCAACTACACACTTGCCAGCAATGTACCTTTCCAGACATCAGCCTTCGATTCGACCCGCAATTTCAGCCGCAACCGTTTAAACATGTGTTATGTAAATGTGCCGCTGTTCCTTGAGTACAACAGCAACAACAACGATGCCGACCATTCGTTCCACGTGGCAGCCGGCATGCAGTTTGGCTACAATATTTTCAGGAACAAAGTAAAGCAGCGTTTCGAAATGGACGGACAGACACAGAAGCGCACATTTAAAGACAGCTACAACGTAAATCCGTTCCGGTTTGATGCCATTGCCCGCATCGGTTACGGCGAGTTTACACTCTTTGGTTCTTATTCACTCACCACACTTTTTGAACGCGAAAAAGGCCCGGTGTTTTATCCCTGGTCGGCCGGTTTGAGCTTGAATTTCTAA
- a CDS encoding type IX secretion system membrane protein PorP/SprF produces the protein MKSKVWLTTAVLALLWAADLNAQQDPQFTHYMYNTLSVNPAYAGSRGSLNVSALHRQQWIGFDGAPMTQTVYAHMPLPNEKMGVGLSVINDKIGPLNQTFIYGDYSYTVRLSSTIKLAFGIKAGLNMFQPDLSGLSTIDGNDAAFVNSTLQRSIKPNLGAGLYLHHERWYIGASSPRLLENKFNLNGVSTNDTNTVKELRHLFLIGGLVFPINSQLKLKPTVQAKMVKNSPLSLDATVEALIRDQFNLGVGMRLGDSFYGLVGYQFNDQFKAGLSYDYTIGSLRNINGNTVEIFLSYDFFFRNDKIRSPRYF, from the coding sequence ATGAAATCAAAAGTATGGTTAACCACAGCAGTGCTTGCACTGCTGTGGGCTGCCGATCTGAATGCACAGCAGGATCCGCAGTTTACCCATTATATGTACAATACACTCAGCGTAAACCCTGCCTATGCCGGCAGCCGTGGTTCGCTGAATGTGAGTGCGCTTCACCGCCAGCAGTGGATTGGTTTTGATGGCGCGCCGATGACACAAACCGTTTATGCACACATGCCGCTGCCCAACGAAAAAATGGGTGTAGGCCTCTCGGTGATAAACGACAAAATCGGTCCGCTCAATCAAACCTTTATTTACGGCGATTATTCCTACACCGTGCGTTTGTCGAGCACCATTAAACTGGCGTTTGGCATTAAAGCGGGTTTGAATATGTTCCAGCCCGATTTGTCGGGTCTGAGCACGATTGACGGTAACGATGCCGCTTTTGTGAACAGCACGCTTCAGCGTTCCATTAAACCCAACCTGGGTGCAGGTTTGTATCTGCACCACGAACGCTGGTACATTGGCGCTAGCTCACCGCGTTTGCTGGAGAACAAGTTTAACCTGAACGGCGTTTCCACCAACGACACCAACACGGTGAAGGAACTCCGCCACCTTTTCCTCATTGGAGGTCTGGTATTCCCCATTAACAGCCAACTGAAACTGAAACCTACCGTGCAGGCCAAAATGGTGAAGAACTCGCCCCTTTCGCTCGATGCTACGGTGGAGGCGCTGATCCGCGATCAGTTTAACCTGGGTGTAGGTATGCGTTTGGGCGATAGTTTCTACGGACTGGTAGGTTATCAGTTTAACGACCAGTTTAAAGCGGGTTTGTCGTATGATTACACGATAGGCTCATTGAGAAACATAAACGGAAACACAGTTGAGATTTTCCTCAGCTATGATTTCTTCTTCCGCAACGACAAAATCCGCTCACCGCGTTATTTCTGA
- a CDS encoding OmpA family protein yields MKYLVTLLLFVTAFAAQAQTPTQRRADRYYDRLAYARAIPLYEKLAASNAADDRSLMRLGDCYRNLGRWGKAEETYGKVAKGASPTAESFYNYAQALRANGKYDESLLWMDKFHGIQLADRRGTEHVTRRDFIQKISGQQAYFDLQPLDINTAQADFGTGFYNDKVVFASSRRKRMGVVNIHAWNNNPFLDLFVAGRDTTNGKLSNATLLSRKTNTKYHEGPACFTPNGMTMYFTRNNYFNKEYRKDSKGVNNLKIFRATWNGEKWVEENLPINSDEYSVGHPALSPDGKWLYFVSDMPGGIGGTDVYRVAISEAGKLEVPQNLGNTINTEGNEMFPFVDKDGNLFFASNGHVGLGGLDVNYAAPKGEGFAKPENLGSPVNTPDDDFALVLDASGKGYLSSNRAGGKGDDDIYAVRLVRPLKQTYLVKGVARDKRADVLLAGTEVSLRDASGKVIQTVTTGVDGNYQFEVEPGKEYSLTATKEKYFDGLNKFNTNELGEKTELVKDVELEKDPGLSLYALVTDKTNGKPLEGVKMVITDNITGQPVTDMLTPASGDFRKPLPEKKIGDRISYNIKLDKDGYLGKVVTFNASIDKAGEIKVHEAMDLGLDKIQVGADLAKIIDIKPIYFDLGKSNIRPDAAAELDKIVKVMKENPTMVIELGSHTDCRSSMASNMALSDRRAKSSAAYIVSKGIEASRIYGKGYGETKLINGCACEGAVKSTCSEQEHQQNRRTEFIIVKM; encoded by the coding sequence ATGAAATATTTAGTGACGCTTCTGCTGTTTGTAACAGCATTTGCCGCACAGGCGCAAACGCCCACCCAGCGTCGTGCCGACCGTTACTACGACCGTCTGGCGTATGCCAGGGCCATTCCGCTGTATGAAAAACTTGCGGCTTCAAACGCTGCCGACGACCGTTCGCTGATGCGACTGGGCGACTGCTACCGCAACTTAGGCCGCTGGGGCAAAGCCGAAGAAACCTATGGCAAAGTAGCCAAAGGTGCCAGCCCCACTGCCGAAAGTTTTTACAACTACGCTCAGGCTTTACGCGCAAACGGCAAGTACGATGAAAGCCTTTTGTGGATGGATAAATTCCACGGCATCCAACTGGCTGACCGTCGCGGTACGGAGCATGTGACCCGCCGCGATTTCATCCAGAAAATAAGCGGCCAGCAGGCTTACTTTGATTTGCAGCCGCTCGACATCAACACCGCGCAGGCCGATTTCGGTACAGGTTTTTACAATGACAAGGTTGTGTTTGCCTCTTCACGTCGCAAGCGCATGGGTGTGGTAAATATTCACGCGTGGAACAACAATCCGTTCCTCGATCTTTTTGTGGCCGGACGCGATACCACCAACGGCAAACTCAGCAACGCTACATTGCTGAGCCGCAAAACAAATACAAAGTATCACGAAGGTCCTGCCTGTTTTACACCGAACGGTATGACAATGTACTTTACGCGAAACAATTATTTTAATAAAGAATACCGTAAAGACAGCAAGGGTGTAAACAACCTGAAGATATTCCGCGCCACATGGAATGGCGAGAAATGGGTGGAAGAAAATTTACCCATAAACAGCGACGAATATTCGGTAGGGCATCCTGCGCTGAGCCCCGACGGCAAATGGCTTTATTTTGTGAGCGATATGCCCGGTGGTATTGGCGGAACCGATGTGTACCGCGTGGCGATTTCGGAAGCCGGTAAGTTGGAAGTTCCCCAAAATCTGGGCAACACCATAAACACCGAGGGCAATGAAATGTTTCCGTTTGTGGATAAAGACGGTAACCTGTTTTTTGCCTCTAACGGCCATGTAGGTTTGGGCGGATTAGATGTGAACTATGCAGCGCCCAAAGGCGAGGGTTTTGCGAAGCCCGAAAACCTCGGCTCACCGGTAAACACGCCCGACGATGATTTTGCACTTGTGCTGGATGCCTCGGGCAAAGGCTACTTGTCGAGCAACCGCGCAGGCGGCAAAGGCGATGATGATATATACGCCGTGCGCCTGGTACGTCCGCTCAAGCAAACTTACCTTGTAAAAGGTGTGGCCCGCGATAAGCGCGCCGATGTACTGCTGGCCGGTACGGAAGTTTCGCTGCGTGATGCTTCGGGTAAAGTAATTCAGACGGTAACCACCGGTGTTGACGGTAACTATCAGTTTGAAGTGGAGCCGGGCAAGGAGTATTCGCTCACCGCTACAAAAGAGAAATATTTCGATGGGTTGAATAAATTCAATACCAACGAACTGGGCGAGAAAACCGAACTGGTGAAAGATGTAGAGCTTGAGAAAGATCCCGGCCTTTCGCTTTACGCGCTGGTTACAGACAAAACAAACGGTAAGCCCCTTGAAGGTGTGAAAATGGTAATTACCGACAACATTACCGGACAGCCTGTAACGGATATGCTCACACCCGCATCGGGTGATTTCCGTAAGCCCTTGCCCGAGAAAAAAATTGGCGACCGTATCAGCTACAACATCAAGCTGGATAAGGATGGCTATCTCGGCAAAGTGGTTACGTTTAATGCGTCAATTGACAAGGCCGGCGAGATTAAAGTGCATGAAGCCATGGATCTTGGTCTCGACAAGATTCAGGTGGGCGCTGACCTTGCCAAGATTATCGACATCAAGCCGATTTACTTTGATTTGGGTAAATCAAACATTCGCCCTGATGCGGCGGCTGAGCTTGACAAGATTGTGAAGGTAATGAAGGAGAATCCCACTATGGTGATTGAACTTGGTTCGCACACCGACTGCCGTTCGAGCATGGCTTCGAACATGGCGCTGAGCGACCGCCGTGCAAAATCATCGGCCGCATACATTGTTTCGAAAGGCATTGAGGCAAGCCGCATTTACGGCAAAGGCTACGGCGAAACCAAACTCATAAACGGCTGCGCCTGCGAGGGTGCTGTAAAATCAACCTGTTCGGAACAGGAGCACCAGCAAAACCGCCGCACCGAATTTATTATTGTGAAGATGTAA